One genomic window of Salvia miltiorrhiza cultivar Shanhuang (shh) chromosome 4, IMPLAD_Smil_shh, whole genome shotgun sequence includes the following:
- the LOC131021203 gene encoding calmodulin-binding protein 60 A-like, giving the protein MENGEDGEGEHPGSVNIGQSLSLRKMMEIIEPAVLKIIPRVLKPMVINAVQEVIRPIVEVSLRKVVQEEIQKFEEKLLTGGTRNDLPKERSLHLRFLDEAPDTVQTGNEIRGIKGEWLKLALCDASGHIVTCGRESSARVEIVLLDASGNDVENNTTPENFERRIIRAGDKEKPHFAKIVYVNLEKGVGILNGLKLGHGKDWTKLCNCRLGARILANFVVQEAWTRPFKVIDKRGKHYGKHNTPFHYSQVWRLNGIGRDGEPFRRLTEKNIKTVLDFLFWLSVNPKGLQEEMLGAGDGRWNTIVTHAQTCIIDDKKMYSHESSTEPQMCVIYDSVGKLKGVIDKSHFVPIDNLSADKKDRARKLLSSVLEPPAFGERYKSSFNDKDALLKEFPYISSDTHASTSSSISGLPVYEDMSGYQTIEAGSSSQSTIDPNNSYYSGPCDSLGSKEMGEPSNPASGQFPYPQITDDETSFLFNNVEDFRARSSLKSMLLSEKDTADAEKQLVACSCRNGNIMQESSGVGVRSSGHSNASFYSTSTAMELCFDECYYCPYSPNPMMHYAADILSRNETCDGGAASPSPLVDPPKRWKKLSRLWFSLSEWMSIDASRRRKKRRVG; this is encoded by the exons ATGGAGAATGGCGAAGATGGTGAAGGGGAGCACCCCGGCAGCGTAAATATTGGGCAATCTCTTTCTCTAAGAAA AATGATGGAAATTATTGAACCGGCAGTATTGAAAATTATTCCACGAGTATTGAAGCCTATGGTCATCAATGCTGTTCAGGAAGTAATAAGGCCGATTGTTGAGGTTTCATTACGTAAAGTG GTACAAGAGGAAATTCAAAAATTTGAAGAGAAGCTTTTGACTGGAGGGACTCG GAATGACTTGCCAAAAGAAAGGAGTTTACATCTGAGGTTCTTAGATGAAGCACCCGATACTGTTCAGACAGGTAACGAGATTAGAGGAATAAAAGGTGAATGGCTGAAGTTGGCTCTCTGTGATGCAAGCGGTCATATTGTGACCTGCGGCCGTGAATCTTCTGCAAGAGTGGAGATAGTACTTCTAGACGCCAGCGGTAATGATGTTGAAAATAACACAACTCCTGAAAATTTTGAGAGAAGAATCATTAGAGCGGGAGACAAGGAGAAGCCTCACTTTGCTAAAATTGTCTATGTAAATCTCGAGAAAGGTGTTGGCATTTTGAATGGTCTCAAGTTGGGACATGGAAAAGACTGGACCAAGTTGTGCAACTGTAGGCTAGGGGCAAGGATTCTGGCGAACTTTGTAGTGCAAGAAGCGTGGACCAGACCGTTTAAGGTGATAGACAAGCGCGGCAAGC ATTATGGGAAACACAACACACCATTTCATTATTCTCAAGTTTGGAGATTGAATGGAATTGGCAGAGATGGTGAGCCATTTAGGCGCCTGACAGAGAAAAACATAAAGACAGTGCTAGATTTTCTGTTTTGGTTGTCTGTAAATCCTAAGGGGCTCCAAGAAGAG ATGTTAGGTGCTGGTGATGGCAGGTGGAATACTATAGTCACTCATGCTCAGACCTGCATAATTGATGATAAAAAGATGTACTCTCACGAATCTTCCACCGAACCTCAAATGTGTGTTATTTATGATAGTGTGGGAAAACTGAAGGGGGTAATCGACAAGTCCCACTTTGTTCCAATTGATAATCTGTCTGCTGATAAAAAG GATCGTGCACGCAAGTTACTTAGCTCTGTCTTAGAACCACCTGCATTTGGAGAGCGATACAAGTCCTCCTTCAACGATAAAGATGCCCTTCTGAAGGAGTTTCCATACATATCATCTGACACTCATGCTTCCACAAGCTCATCAATCTCCGGTCTCCCTGTTTATGAAGATATGAGTGGATATCAGACAATAGAGGCAGGTTCCTCGTCTCAGAGCACCATCGATCCTAATAACTCCTATTACTCTGGGCCTTGCGACTCTCTTGGATCAAAAGAAATGGGAGAGCCATCCAACCCCGCCTCTGGCCAGTTTCCTTATCCTCAAATCACAG ATGATGAgacttcatttttatttaataatgtggAGGATTTCAGAGCACGTTCTTCCCTAAAGAGTATGCTGCTCTCGGAAAAAGACACG GCTGATGCAGAAAAGCAGTTGGTAGCATGCTCTTGCAGAAACGGGAACATTATGCAGGAGTCGAGCGGTGTTGGAGTTAGAAGCAGTGGACATTCAAACGCCTCATTTTACAGCACAAGTACAGCAATGGAACTTTGTTTTGATGAGTGCTACTACTGTCCTTATAGCCCAAACCCCATGATGCATTATGCTGCTGATATTCTTAGTCGAAACGAGACGTGTGACGGTGGAGCAGCGTCTCCGTCTCCGCTGGTTGATCCGCCAAAGAGGTGGAAGAAACTGTCGAGGCTATGGTTCTCGTTGAGCGAATGGATGTCGATAGATGCTAGCCGTAGGCGCAAGAAGAGGAGAGTTGGCTAA